The Coffea arabica cultivar ET-39 chromosome 2c, Coffea Arabica ET-39 HiFi, whole genome shotgun sequence genome includes the window ACGACAACCTTGCCACCAAATACTGTATCTGAGTCCATTATATCCCTTAGTAGCTTGTCAAAGCACTCAATAGCATATTTTTTGGCCATTGTTGCTTCGTCCCAGATGATTAGTCTGGCTTGTTTGATCAATCTTGCACTGTTACTTTGTTTGTTAACATTACAGCCACTGTCATTATTCTCATCAATTGGAATCTTAAATTGCGAGTGGGCTGTACGTCCTCCCGGAAGAATAGAAGCAGCAATACCACATGATACTGTGGCTAATGCAATTTCACCTTTAGACCTCACAGTTGCCAGTAAAGCCTTATATAAGAATGTTTTGCCTGTTCCTCCTGACCCATCTATAAAAAAAGCTCCTGGTATGTCATTGTCAATGCTATTGATGATTTTAATATAAACAAATCGTTGATGAGCATTGAGAAGAGCAACTGATGCTATGTCCTCAGTagaaactttgatgtccaacTCAGCTTCTATTTCTTGTGTGTCTCTTTGAATGGAAAAGTCATCAGTGTTAGGGACAGGTATCTTGAAATCGGCAAGATGTTTGCCCATATATTGCTGATAAGAGTCAATGAGCTGGAGAACTTTTAGTCTTGTCTGCTCAGGTGATAAAGACTTGTCTTTAAAAATATCTTCAGACAAGTATGGTTCAAATTTCTGCCATAGCAATATTGGATTGGGAGGTACTACATGGACCAGAATGAGAGCAAATAAGTGACGCAGAGTATAAGGCATCTGGAATGATACAACTTCAAGTAAACATTGTTCTGCACTATCATCAGTCTTTAATAAGCCTAGAATTTCTGCGACTTCTCTAAAAGTTGAAGCTGTTCTCGAGCCGATGTGTTTTAGACTTTCATAAGACATAGGCCCTTTGACATGCATTAGTAGCATTCGTAAGTAGTATTTTTCACCTTGAGTTGAATGCACTGCAGTTAGTCTGCCAATTGTGCTTCTTCTTTGTCTTGGTTCCCATATTCTGTGAGTTGCATTCCATACAAAATGTTGAGGAAAGTCTTTATAAAGACATTTGAGGTCTTTTGCATGCCCATCTTTATTgttcatttgaaaaaattttgtcagCATAGTTTGTGATGTTCGTTCATCCACTGCAACTCTTTCAAGAATATCATGCTCATTGAAAACCATTGATTGTTCTCCTTCTAGGTGTACCTGTAGTGCCATGACAGATGGATTCACGTCACTGAGATCGAAAGCAAATATTTGCCATGCTGCTTCTGGTGCACATATCTAACGTCcagattgaaaatttttaatttcgtCAATTGCTCCATCATTCTCTGCTGCATTAAGCTAATACAGGATCTTTGAGTATcctttgtaaatatatttaacagCTTCAATTGTGGAGCAAACTTCAACATTGATGTGGCAATCATACTTGGCAAGTAAGTATGGATTGTAGGGAACAACCCAACGATTGTCATATTGGAAATGATGAGCTGTGACAGTGTTTCCATCATGACGGCACATGTAAAGAGGATATGAATTCTTATTATGTCTTGTGAATTCAGTAAACTCCTTTGGATAGCCAAATctgcattttccattttgctTCATAGATGGGCTATTTTTATTAGCTGTTCCACATGGTCCATGCAACATATGAGCAACTATAACAGAATGGAGGTACGGAAAAGAAGCTGGATCTGGTAATTCTGCAGATACAACTCTATCATAAGCTTCGGGTGAGTCCAATTTCTATCCGTTTGCAAGGATTATCAAAAAATGTGCATGCGGGAGACCTCTTTTCTGGAATTCTATAACGTATGTGTATGCTGCAACTTTGCCAAAAAGGCTTTTTTTGATAATATCATTTCTAAGCATCTCTAGTTTTGCACGAAATACTCTTGCTGTTACATCAAGTCTATTGTGTGCTTCATCGTGATCATATAGATGTTTCTTGATCTCAGGCCAAGCTGGATTACAGGTCATTGTTAGGAATATGTCAGGTTTTCCATACCGTTGAACCAGCATCATGGCGTCCATGTATCTTCGTGTCATATCTCTAGGTCCTCCAATAAAAGAAGCAGGCAAATATATTCATCGACTAACGTTTGATGCAGATGTTTCTCCATTTGCAATACTATCTAAAATTCCTTGGTAAACGTCTGCTCTGATTCGTCGCTGTCTATTTCGATGAAAATGTGGCCTTGCTGATTTTATCTTTACATATGCATAAATGCAGAATTGCTGGAACAATCTGCCACAGTGTAATAATAAGGATTTGTCAATTTCATGCATTTGAAATTTGTAGCAGCAGTATTCGCGACAAGAGACCGTggtcctttttttcttttctttttttctgcaAAACTGGTGCAAGGCAATAAACTTATTAGGAGGTATGATAGACTATATGAATCAAAAAAAGATCGTAGCAAGGACTACACATAACATAtatcatattttataaattacCTGCATTCTCAGCTGAAACTATTTCTTTTGCAGAATAACAGTGTCCTATATGCATATCATGGCCGCGACATGTCATGGAATCTGGCACAGATTGCTGATCTTTCAAAATTCTTTGTATACCTTCATGCCATCCAGTCTAACCTCTTGCAAAAGTTAACGGATATTGTAACGTGTCATAACATCCAAAGTAATGTTTAATAATTTGTGGTTTACCACTCCTTAGATATACTTGTATATGCTGGGAAGAATCTCCTATATTAAGGTCATTTTCTGTCTATATGGCAGCCACTTGAAAGACTGTTGGAGTGTTATAGACATGTTGGTCTAGAGAAGGGTGTGAGTTTAAGAAAACTCTATGGTTATAAATGTCTTCGAAGTCTCTTAAACTGCGAAAAAAATGCAGCGTACGGATTGTGGTCGAGAATCTACTATAGTTGTTGGAGAATAGTTTCTcgaaatttattaaaaatggcCATCTGATTGGCAATTTCATGCACAGTGTCGAAATAGTATAACTGCACATTTGATGGTTTCTAGCCATCCATAGGAACCAGCGGATTGAGAAAGTGATACATTTGGTCCTGTACTCTGAATGCATAGATTCCTCTGTCTCTCTTATTCAACTCTTTATCGGAATGAACTCCCAGAGACGTGAATGCGAATATGTTATTACAGCTTCTGATACATTGGTAAAATTCGATTGCTTCAGGAGTATTAGCAGTGTACAGTTTCACTAACTGAGCAGGCATCTCTGTCTCAACTAATCAAATTTGACCAGAAGCACAGCAAAAACCAAGTGGCTCAAGATAGAAACGTTTAGGACCATAGAAAACACAATCTTGGACAACAGGTAAAACAGAGGGTTGAGTAGGAATCCTATCAATCCGCTGGtttctttttttagtttttgctgATGACCTAAGAACGGGATACTCTTAAATTACATGTCCTGGATATAGATACATTTATTGGCTATCTTAGGTAATAGATAGAGTTTTCATATTTACCAGCATTTTGTTTTCGCATGTTGGTGGTCATTTGAGAGCTAGCAAAGACTATTTGTTGTTGAACTAGATATAAAGAGTAAAAGATGGACAAAGGTATTTAGACAAATATACATGAAACTGATATTGAATAGTGGAAAAAATTATAGTACTGACAAAGGGATAAATACCCCCACTACTTGGTCCATTTATAACATCACAGCAAACATGGTTGTTAGAAGATGAACAGATTGCATTATTGGTAGACAAAGATTCTCATACAAGACGtggatatatttttttttaaagaaaacatGTGCATTGAATGGTTTGTTAGA containing:
- the LOC140035625 gene encoding uncharacterized protein translates to MALQVHLEGEQSMVFNEHDILERVAVDERTSQTMLTKFFQMNNKDGHAKDLKCLYKDFPQHFVWNATHRIWEPRQRRSTIGRLTAVHSTQGEKYYLRMLLMHVKGPMSYESLKHIGSRTASTFREVAEILGLLKTDDSAEQCLLEVVSFQMPYTLRHLFALILVHVVPPNPILLWQKFEPYLSEDIFKDKSLSPEQTRLKVLQLIDSYQQYMGKHLADFKIPVPNTDDFSIQRDTQEIEAELDIKVSTEDIASVALLNAHQRFVYIKIINSIDNDIPGAFFIDGSGGTGKTFLYKALLATVRSKGEIALATVSCGIAASILPGGRTAHSQFKIPIDENNDSGCNVNKQSNSARLIKQARLIIWDEATMAKKYAIECFDKLLRDIMDSDTVFGGKVVVFGGDFCQTIPVVVKGYKEDYISASLVKSYVWNHLEKLHLVENMRAYLDKPFSEFLLSLGNGTLPCFDDSRIVLPHHLTMAFVDDQSSLFALINSVFPDLTAFGLHSLHTINRAILTTKNDFVYEINNLLMTQFPGIEHRYLSYDETIDQSKQAEHEDFLHSLESRSLPTHELILKVNSPIILLRNLNPREGLCNETRLICLGVAPNVIHALITVGNHTGKQVFLPKISLQCSNSNIYIVPFKRTQFPIRLCFAMTINKTQGQTLDFVGLYLKEPVFGHGQLYVALSRAKTANDVRVLVKPSLDE
- the LOC140035626 gene encoding uncharacterized protein, whose translation is MTRRYMDAMMLVQRYGKPDIFLTMTCNPAWPEIKKHLYDHDEAHNRLDVTARVFRAKLEMLRNDIIKKSLFGKVAAYTYVIEFQKRELPDPASFPYLHSVIVAHMLHGPCGTANKNSPSMKQNGKCRFGYPKEFTEFTRHNKNSYPLYMCRHDGNTVTAHHFQYDNRWVVPYNPYLLAKYDCHINVEVCSTIEAVKYIYKGYSKILY